The Vicia villosa cultivar HV-30 ecotype Madison, WI unplaced genomic scaffold, Vvil1.0 ctg.001462F_1_1, whole genome shotgun sequence genome segment TTAAGGGGTTTTTGGCTTGGTCCCCCTTGTGCTTTGtaatctctcttttttttttttaatgatatcttcttttgtttaaaaaaaaagaagcaataattaattaataaacacAAATACATATTATACAATTTAAGatacataaataatttaaattaagataaaaattaaatataaagaaTTAACCTTTGTGATAATGATATGTGTTCAAGATAAGTTTAACCTTTATGTCTCAGTTTCTAAAAGAGAATTAAATGAACCCTTATCCTATTCGTTGAATATCAaagaaaaaatcaagaaaaaaaattaaaatttataaagaatTATAGAATTAAACAAAAAGCATCCTACACTAAAATATGCGAGTGGATTCTTTCCGGTAAGAATTGCTCATGTGATTCTTGGCTTTTAAAATTGAGTtgttaaaatatataaaagtgAAATAGATGAATTTTAAGAGTTGTGGTTAAGAAAATCGATGAATGGTTACTTTTCccaacaaaaataaatttgtagAAGATAATCATAATTATAAGATGGTTTTTAGTAGTTATATATAATATTGAAGAAGAGAtgtaaagaaaaaaagaaaataaatagatgGTGGGTTGCTTTTGAGTTTTGAATAACCGTAAAAGACAAAGAAGTGGAATTGGAAAAAGGAAGTGGAAGTTGAGTTTTACTATGTGTTTTATGTTAACCACCCAAAATTCAAGCCATTAACTAATCAGCCATGTGTTGCTGCTGTGATGAAGATTGCAAATACAGGCCACTTGGGTTTCTCTTAGGTCTGCCTTTCGCTTTCTTGTCTCTCATAATCTCCCTTGTTAGTTTGATTGTTTGGATTGTTGGGTAAGTCCTCTCTAACATCTAGTATTGGatatttatagtatttttttttgttggttttttgaGGACTAATGTATGTATATGTTGCTATGATAGGTTGGCTTTGACATGCATATGTCCATGCTGCCTTTGCGTGACTCTCCTAGTTGAGTTTGCTCTGGTGCTCATCGAGGCTCCAATTTTGGTTATGGAGTGGTTCATCTCCAAGATTCCATGTTAGAGATATTTGTATTTTTAAGAGTTTGAATTTGTGGTGCTAATTTAGTACTATTCTAGGGTTGATTTTACCTTTTAACTCCATTTATGTATTAGTTTTGTCATGTCCAAAAGAAAATAGTAGGCGTTGTCATTTGTAACTACTCTCCTTGTCCTATAATGAATTCTGAATtcaattaatttcttttattcctttgtttttctttctttgtttatATAATAATTGAAGCATTGAACTTTAATGGGCTCAAATTTTAATAAGAAACTCTTACTTCAACCTATAGtatttaattcaaataatttctctTGGTTTATATAATATTTGTAGTATGGAATTTTGGATAATCTTGTCTTAAACTCTTGAGGGGTATTAGTCGATCCTCTATTAATTCTTCTCTCGGATTCAAATCCACAAAGTATATATTGGGAGAGTTCGGTTTTGAGAGATCAGTCGTGTCTTTTTCTTGACATTCACACTATCCTTATATAGCATTTTTGTAGTGACTTCTTCTCCCTTTATTACTCCTATATATCCGACAATTATTTAAAGGGAATTTCATGGTTAAATAGAGAGTGGATGAGACAACTCAAGTGCACATTGTAAGCACGCCTGTCAATAATGTGTTGGTGTTTCTCCTTTCTCGAATGTGGTTTTGATGGAAACGTGACCTCGTGCATGTAAATGCTCGCTCGAAAATCCCACTTGCAAGCCTATAAAGGGTTGAAAGAGTTTTGGGTCAAGTTGTAGTCTTTCAAATGCTATTAAGTACAAAATATCGACTGGGCTCTCTAGGTCAATGAGCACTCTTTTGATATCCCTGCTGAGTATCTGCACACTAATAACCACATGGTCATCCTTGTAATGTAATATTCCTATTGCATCCCAATGTAAAAAGGCAACTTCGGGCAGAGATGGTACCTTCAACTTTGATAATGACTCAGAAATGTGCATGACTTGAGATGCATACACCCCCCCAATAACATCTTGACTCTCCCCTCTACAAAACatctagaaatattattaagtgTGTGGCGCACTTGCTCAACATCTTCTGGGTCTATTTCTTTGTgtatgggggggggggggtttctcGATTAAGTTCTCTTGAGTTATGGTGGTCATTCATCTGTGTTACTTAAAGCTCCTTACAcatatctccataggtgacaatCATATATTAAACGCATAATCTCTCTCTTGAACTAGTGAAAATCATTTGCATGATGTCATTTCACCTTATGATATTTGCACTATCTATCAGGGTCATTGCCCattgtggaaccttgttttgtaAATGATATGCTTTTAACAAGGACATCAAATTTGAATGATGACAACAAATTACTTATGAAAAGTCAAGCATAAACGGTTAAGCGAATAAATATGCAAACCTAAGTATTAAAGTTTGATGGACTTAACTATCCGATGATGGCATTCAAATAGAATGTAACTAAGCCCCATCTCAAGCTACTCAAGTAAGTGTCTACAAAAGATGAAGCATCTGAAAAAATCTTGAAATGTTAAGGACCATTCTAAATTAGTAGTGAGTGAAACAATTGTAAAACATAAGGGCTTTATTATAAAAGCGCATGGCTAAAACGCGCgtgcacacatacacacaaatatattttcaaacggtttttaccaaagaaaatatcttcaaaaacatCTTGAAGTTATGCCACATGAATAAGGAACTTCCATAATAGCTATATGAATTTTTTTGACTTATCTCACTGACTATCACTTTTGTCTAATCGACGTTACAACAAATAACGCTTATCATGACGATGCTTTCATGTCATCCAGAAAATAAACAGGTTTTATTCCAAGGCGCGTCAtatgcgtgtgtgtgtgtgtgtgtgtgtgtatatatatatatatatatatatatatatatatatatatatatatatatatatatatatatatatatatatatatataaaacgacTTGTTGCCTCAGTTTTTATAAAAACTGAGGAAATATACCATTCAAGACATGCTTCGAATCCCAGCTAATgcactttatgtttttatttgttaacaacTGTAAATTAAATGATACAACCCTTCCGTTTCTTTGGTAACTCGAGGgataaaataatcatattttactataaatcACTCGCTGAACAGATTTTACCCTAATGATATCTTATTTGTAGCCGCCCCACCGTCGATTGCATCTTTTTTTTTTAGGATGGAttgcaaaactaaaaaaaatgttcttctaccttgaacaaaatattttttcaacttttgcaatccatctcaaacaatggtgttgatgtttttgttgttgttgttgaaggttttgaaTAACTATGATTTATTCCTAAAAGTCTTTACTGATGGATTACAAGTGCtgaaaaaatattttccaatttttGAAACAAACACCTAATTAGAAGTTAGATGCATTCCAAGCATGTAAATTGTATACGCTAATGAAAACAGTAATTATGATAGCATCAATAATCAATCTTGGTGAATGCAGGTCTGCCATTCAAGTGCAGATCTCTAGCGTCTTCTATGGGACCTGGACATGCTGTATTTTTTATATTCTAGGTAAACAATCTTGATATTCTGTGAAGATCTcttgcatacaatgtatttttgatATTATGGGTAAACATTGTAACCATGAAAAAATACTCTAAACCCTCGGTTTTGTCTTAAAACCGAGGGGttagagtaaaataatttttattttacaaaaatggTTGCATTGTTTatccagaatattaaaaatacattgtatgcagcAAATATTGTATGAGACCTGCTCATattgtaattttaatattttgggtaaACAATCTGATATTCTGAAAAAATTTGtttcatacaatgtatttttaatattcagGGTAAATAATGTaaccatt includes the following:
- the LOC131635284 gene encoding signaling peptide TAXIMIN 1-like, which codes for MCCCCDEDCKYRPLGFLLGLPFAFLSLIISLVSLIVWIVGLALTCICPCCLCVTLLVEFALVLIEAPILVMEWFISKIPC